From Aerosticca soli, a single genomic window includes:
- a CDS encoding alpha-amylase family glycosyl hydrolase — protein sequence MTLTREPPAAAVPADLLAAARQAFLAAVGTRRQACAERRFATAGPTLVAALHALYGERADFRPWLRDLCGRLGGFAGARNEALAALDAAREREPDWFVRQRMLGYSAYVDRFAGTLSGVAGRIRHLRALGVDYLHLLPFLRARAGENDGGFAVASFDEIEPALGTMDDLTRLTAQLREAGISLCADLILNHVADDHPWARAARAGDVAKRAFFHVFADRRLPDAYEATLGEVFPQTAPGNFTHVPALGWVWTTFYPYQWDLNYAHPPVFAEIACAMLRLAERGIEVFRLDSAPFLWKRLGTACLNLPEVHTLLVALRAVTALVAPGVLLKAEAIVPAPQVLPYFGSGPWRGRECQLAYHSSLMASGWAALAEGHAELPRALLMHTPPPPESAGWVSYVRCHDDIVWNVLKPLVEEVLGDDFERRIGRAAAFLEGRVDGSFARGAAFQSTDADGVHGSNGMTAALVGLPDDPEATPSAEALRRFALLYGLALWTGAVPLVYMGDELGQGNNDDPADAARIAADGRWLQRPRLSDHALALQEAGRGVPAATFATLRAQVAARRDPRWPALATVEVCPAPERSLLVLRRGPGALAVFNFGATALTLDLRRFGAGTGKTDLYACGVEGQGDIRTLAPWAVLWQVDSGQSDSDATT from the coding sequence ATGACGCTCACGCGAGAGCCGCCGGCCGCCGCCGTGCCGGCCGACCTGCTCGCCGCGGCGCGGCAGGCCTTCCTGGCGGCGGTCGGTACCCGCCGCCAGGCCTGCGCCGAACGGCGTTTCGCGACGGCCGGCCCGACGCTGGTCGCGGCGTTGCACGCGCTCTACGGCGAGCGTGCGGATTTCCGGCCGTGGCTGCGCGATCTGTGCGGCCGGCTGGGCGGCTTCGCCGGTGCGCGAAACGAGGCGCTGGCGGCACTCGATGCCGCCCGCGAACGGGAGCCGGATTGGTTCGTGCGCCAGCGCATGCTGGGCTACTCGGCCTATGTCGACCGCTTCGCCGGCACGCTTTCGGGAGTCGCCGGACGCATCCGGCATCTGCGTGCGCTGGGCGTGGACTACCTGCATCTGCTGCCCTTCCTGCGCGCCCGCGCCGGCGAGAATGACGGCGGCTTCGCCGTCGCCAGCTTCGACGAGATCGAACCCGCACTCGGCACCATGGATGACCTCACCCGGCTCACCGCGCAATTGCGCGAGGCCGGCATCAGCCTGTGCGCCGACCTCATCCTCAACCACGTCGCCGACGATCATCCCTGGGCCCGTGCCGCCCGCGCCGGGGATGTGGCCAAGCGCGCCTTCTTTCATGTCTTTGCCGACCGCCGCCTGCCCGATGCCTACGAGGCCACCCTGGGCGAGGTCTTTCCGCAGACCGCGCCGGGCAATTTCACCCATGTGCCGGCACTGGGCTGGGTCTGGACCACGTTTTATCCCTATCAGTGGGATCTCAACTACGCCCATCCGCCGGTCTTCGCCGAGATCGCCTGCGCGATGCTGCGACTGGCCGAACGCGGCATCGAGGTGTTCCGGCTCGACTCGGCGCCGTTCCTGTGGAAGCGGCTGGGCACCGCCTGCCTCAACCTGCCCGAAGTACACACCCTGCTCGTCGCCCTGCGCGCGGTCACCGCGCTGGTCGCTCCGGGCGTCCTGCTCAAGGCCGAGGCGATCGTTCCCGCGCCGCAGGTGCTGCCCTATTTCGGCAGCGGCCCGTGGCGCGGCCGCGAATGCCAGCTGGCCTATCACAGCAGCCTGATGGCCAGCGGCTGGGCCGCGCTCGCCGAAGGCCACGCCGAGCTGCCGCGGGCCCTGCTCATGCACACGCCGCCGCCGCCCGAGTCGGCCGGCTGGGTGAGCTATGTGCGCTGCCACGACGACATCGTCTGGAACGTGCTCAAGCCCTTGGTGGAAGAGGTCCTGGGCGACGACTTCGAGCGCCGCATCGGACGGGCGGCGGCCTTTCTCGAAGGACGGGTGGACGGCAGTTTCGCCCGCGGCGCCGCGTTCCAGAGCACGGACGCGGACGGCGTGCACGGCAGCAACGGCATGACGGCCGCGCTGGTCGGCCTGCCCGACGATCCGGAGGCGACGCCTTCGGCAGAGGCATTGCGCCGCTTCGCCCTGCTCTATGGCCTCGCCCTGTGGACCGGCGCGGTACCGCTGGTCTACATGGGCGACGAGCTCGGCCAGGGCAACAACGACGATCCGGCCGACGCGGCACGGATCGCCGCCGACGGCCGCTGGCTGCAGCGGCCACGCCTGTCCGACCATGCCCTGGCCTTGCAAGAGGCCGGGCGGGGCGTGCCGGCCGCCACTTTCGCGACCTTGCGCGCGCAGGTCGCCGCCCGGCGTGACCCGCGCTGGCCGGCGCTCGCCACGGTCGAGGTCTGCCCGGCGCCAGAACGCAGCCTGCTCGTCCTGCGCCGCGGCCCGGGCGCGCTGGCGGTCTTCAACTTCGGCGCGACGGCGCTGACGCTGGATCTGCGCCGATTCGGCGCTGGCACGGGCAAGACCGATCTCTACGCCTGCGGCGTCGAAGGCCAGGGCGACATCCGTACGCTGGCGCCGTGGGCGGTACTCTGGCAGGTCGATTCCGGACAGAGTGATTCCGATGCGACGACATGA
- a CDS encoding TonB-dependent receptor, protein MYRPVLTRRTLVTALWLALLPAAAVAQTQTSASTNDNPAPGQEAPAAAKKAVNLDQMVVTASPAALSKMSSSISVSSLEADQILDSGALSAADILRDVPGIRAESSGGDGNANVSVRGLPVASGGSKFAQFQIDGMPVLEFGDTSFATPDTFLRPDFNIDHVEVVRGGSSSVFASNAPGAVFNFITKTGEEKGGDIGLTTGVNYDSQRLDFDYGQPLDASTRFHVGGFFRDGEGPKTAHFTTQKGGQLMGNLTHDIDGGFLRLSAQYLNDRSPAYLPVPVSITGSNGDPLVSSLPGFNLKTGTLLTPRWRHDLALEANGHIKDTDLADGYHSIVRALGGEGLFTLADGWTLHEQFRYADNSGDFVGPYPAEVNTAAALAQEIGGAGATLRYATGPMAGQVADPATVGNNGLATRVHLFNVTLPNMGNFTNDLKLKHEFDFAGGPMTFLAGYYHSRQNIRQDWHWNTYLETVQGQRANLLDVYDATGRKLTQNGLVSYGTPYWGIGTGLRAYNTHYDMDAPYLSLSWQPDRWQLDAGVRYDHMRARGGYTGVAGVKAVDMNGDGVIEGPEQSVPYADASAHKPVDYDKHHLEYSFGANYLLSEELALFARASRGARFNADRLLFGGGILDDGSAPDGVAINEVKQYEGGVKWNTRHTSLFVTGFYATTEEQNQDVTSLIQRLISRKYRSKGVEIEGSLDYGMFSLRGGVTYTHSRIIKDAITPEAVGDTPQRQAKWVYQIGPSWHVRAFDFGATAIGTSKSYASNPNGLVMPAYTQVNAFVRYAIDDHNTITLQADNVFNVRGITEIDQSPVSVTPNGLNTARSILGRTIYASWRYRL, encoded by the coding sequence ATGTATCGACCCGTGCTCACCCGCCGCACACTCGTCACCGCGCTCTGGCTGGCCCTGCTGCCGGCCGCCGCCGTGGCGCAGACGCAGACGTCGGCATCCACCAACGACAACCCCGCACCCGGCCAAGAGGCCCCAGCGGCCGCCAAGAAGGCCGTGAACCTGGACCAGATGGTGGTCACCGCCTCGCCCGCCGCGCTCAGCAAGATGAGCTCGAGCATCTCGGTGAGCAGCCTGGAGGCCGATCAGATCCTCGACAGCGGCGCCCTGAGTGCAGCGGACATCCTGCGCGACGTGCCCGGCATCCGCGCCGAATCCTCGGGCGGCGACGGCAATGCCAATGTCTCTGTGCGCGGCCTGCCGGTCGCCTCCGGCGGCAGCAAGTTCGCCCAGTTCCAGATCGACGGCATGCCGGTGCTGGAGTTCGGCGATACGTCCTTCGCCACTCCCGACACCTTCCTGCGTCCGGATTTCAACATCGACCACGTGGAAGTGGTGCGCGGCGGATCCTCCTCGGTGTTCGCCAGCAATGCCCCCGGCGCGGTGTTCAACTTCATCACCAAAACCGGCGAGGAAAAGGGCGGCGACATCGGCCTCACCACCGGCGTCAACTACGACAGCCAGCGGCTCGATTTCGACTACGGCCAGCCACTCGATGCCAGCACGCGCTTTCATGTCGGCGGCTTCTTCCGCGACGGCGAGGGTCCCAAGACGGCCCACTTCACCACCCAGAAGGGCGGCCAGTTGATGGGCAACCTCACCCACGACATCGACGGCGGCTTCCTGCGGCTGAGCGCGCAATACCTCAACGACCGCTCGCCGGCCTATCTACCGGTGCCGGTCTCGATCACCGGCAGCAATGGCGATCCGCTGGTCAGTTCGCTGCCTGGCTTCAACCTCAAGACCGGCACGCTGCTCACACCGCGCTGGCGGCACGACCTGGCGCTGGAGGCCAACGGCCACATCAAGGACACCGATCTTGCCGACGGCTATCACTCGATCGTGCGCGCCCTGGGCGGCGAGGGCCTGTTCACCCTGGCCGACGGCTGGACCCTGCACGAGCAATTCCGCTATGCGGACAACAGCGGCGACTTCGTCGGCCCCTATCCGGCCGAGGTGAACACCGCCGCTGCGCTGGCGCAGGAGATCGGCGGCGCCGGCGCCACGCTGCGCTATGCCACCGGCCCGATGGCGGGCCAGGTGGCCGATCCCGCCACGGTGGGCAACAACGGCCTGGCCACGCGCGTGCACCTGTTCAACGTCACCCTGCCCAACATGGGCAACTTCACCAACGACCTCAAGCTCAAGCACGAGTTCGATTTCGCCGGCGGTCCGATGACCTTCCTGGCCGGCTATTACCATTCCCGCCAGAACATCCGCCAGGACTGGCACTGGAACACCTATCTCGAAACCGTGCAGGGCCAGCGCGCGAATCTGCTCGACGTCTACGACGCGACCGGCCGCAAGCTGACCCAGAACGGCCTGGTCAGCTATGGCACGCCCTACTGGGGTATCGGCACGGGGCTGCGCGCCTACAACACCCATTACGACATGGATGCGCCGTACCTGTCGCTGTCCTGGCAGCCGGACCGCTGGCAACTGGACGCCGGCGTGCGCTACGACCACATGCGGGCCCGCGGCGGCTACACCGGCGTGGCCGGCGTGAAGGCGGTGGACATGAACGGCGACGGCGTGATCGAGGGCCCCGAACAGTCCGTACCGTATGCCGATGCCAGCGCGCACAAGCCGGTCGATTACGACAAGCACCATCTGGAATACTCCTTCGGCGCCAACTATCTGCTGAGCGAGGAGCTGGCCCTGTTCGCCCGTGCCAGCCGCGGCGCCCGCTTCAACGCCGACCGCCTGCTGTTCGGCGGCGGCATCCTGGACGATGGCAGCGCACCCGACGGCGTGGCGATCAACGAGGTCAAGCAGTACGAGGGCGGGGTCAAGTGGAACACCCGCCACACCAGCCTGTTCGTCACCGGTTTCTATGCCACCACGGAGGAGCAGAACCAGGACGTCACCTCGCTGATCCAGCGCCTCATCAGCCGCAAGTACCGCTCCAAGGGCGTGGAGATCGAAGGCTCGCTCGACTACGGCATGTTCAGCCTGCGTGGCGGCGTCACCTACACGCACTCGCGCATCATCAAGGACGCGATCACCCCCGAGGCGGTGGGCGACACCCCGCAGCGGCAGGCCAAATGGGTGTACCAGATCGGCCCGAGCTGGCACGTGCGCGCCTTCGATTTCGGTGCCACCGCGATCGGCACCAGCAAGTCCTACGCGAGCAATCCCAACGGGCTGGTGATGCCGGCCTACACCCAGGTCAACGCCTTCGTGCGCTACGCGATCGACGATCACAACACGATCACCCTGCAGGCCGACAACGTGTTCAACGTGCGCGGCATCACCGAGATCGACCAGAGTCCGGTCTCGGTCACGCCCAACGGGCTCAATACCGCCCGCTCGATCCTGGGCCGCACGATCTACGCCAGCTGGCGCTACCGCCTATGA